One part of the Glycine max cultivar Williams 82 chromosome 14, Glycine_max_v4.0, whole genome shotgun sequence genome encodes these proteins:
- the LOC100527017 gene encoding uncharacterized protein LOC100527017, whose translation MDPQVWHKVAAISGVAALGLGTYGAHVFKPQNPAYKDVWHTASLYHLVHTAALVAAPITKHPNVFGGLLTAGILAFSGTCYTVAFLEDRKYSTMAPFGGFAFIAAWGSLFF comes from the exons ATGGATCCTCAGGTTTGGCACAAAGTTGCAGCGATTTCAG GAGTGGCAGCACTTGGATTGGGAACCTATGGTGCCCACGTCTTCAAGCCCCAAAATCCTGCTTACAAAGAT GTTTGGCACACAGCTTCGCTTTACCATTTGGTTCACACAGCTGCCTTAGTTGCCGCCCCAATTACAAAACACCCCAATGTT ttTGGAGGCCTTCTAACAGCGGGTATCTTGGCTTTCTCTGGGAC GTGTTATACTGTCGCATTTCTTGAAGACAGAAAATATTCAACCATGGCTCCATTTGGCGGTTTTGCATTTATAGCAGCTTGGGGTAGCTTGTTTTTCTGA